The Methylomonas koyamae genome has a segment encoding these proteins:
- a CDS encoding VOC family protein produces the protein MAKITPFLWFNDQAEQAMNFYLSVFEDGKVLNLSRYPAGAPLPEGTLMTAGFVLNGQEFVALNGGPAFGFNQAISFVVNCDTQDEVDYYWDKLSEGGRPNQCGWLADRFRVPWQVVPTALGRLLGDPYPAKAARAMQAMLPMAKIDIAALERAAAAA, from the coding sequence ATGGCAAAAATCACGCCGTTTCTGTGGTTTAACGACCAGGCCGAACAAGCCATGAATTTCTACCTGTCGGTATTCGAAGACGGCAAAGTGCTGAACCTCAGCCGTTACCCGGCCGGAGCGCCGCTGCCGGAAGGCACGCTGATGACGGCCGGGTTTGTGCTGAACGGCCAGGAGTTCGTCGCGTTGAACGGCGGCCCGGCATTCGGTTTCAATCAGGCAATATCGTTTGTCGTCAACTGCGATACCCAGGACGAAGTGGACTACTACTGGGACAAACTGTCCGAGGGTGGCCGACCGAACCAATGCGGCTGGCTGGCCGACCGCTTCCGCGTGCCTTGGCAAGTCGTACCGACCGCCCTGGGCCGCCTGCTCGGCGACCCCTATCCGGCCAAGGCCGCGAGAGCGATGCAAGCGATGCTGCCAATGGCCAAGATCGACATCGCCGCACTGGAACGAGCCGCCGCCGCGGCCTGA
- a CDS encoding SRPBCC family protein: MAVFNPQLDLVFERSVDLPKAQIWQAWTVPKHLMPWFCPLPWQTVVCEIDLRPGGAFLTTMRSPEGAEFPNVGCYLEIVENRRLVWTNALLPGFRPKQFGSADAAPCGGFAMTGIIELSEHPQGTWYRATVLHADPAGREQHAAMGFEAGWGKALEQMLAYLQGRETPL, from the coding sequence ATGGCTGTATTCAATCCGCAACTCGACCTGGTATTCGAACGCAGCGTCGACCTGCCCAAAGCGCAAATCTGGCAGGCCTGGACCGTGCCGAAACACCTGATGCCGTGGTTTTGCCCGCTGCCGTGGCAGACCGTAGTCTGCGAAATCGACTTGAGACCCGGCGGCGCCTTTCTGACCACGATGCGTTCGCCGGAAGGCGCCGAATTTCCCAATGTCGGCTGCTACCTGGAAATCGTCGAAAACCGGCGCCTGGTCTGGACCAACGCGCTATTACCGGGCTTTCGGCCCAAGCAGTTCGGTTCCGCTGATGCGGCGCCTTGCGGCGGGTTTGCGATGACCGGCATCATCGAACTGAGCGAGCACCCGCAAGGCACCTGGTATCGAGCCACCGTACTGCACGCCGACCCGGCCGGCCGCGAGCAACACGCGGCGATGGGCTTCGAGGCTGGCTGGGGCAAGGCGCTGGAACAAATGCTGGCTTATCTGCAAGGCCGGGAGACGCCGTT